One part of the Phoenix dactylifera cultivar Barhee BC4 chromosome 4, palm_55x_up_171113_PBpolish2nd_filt_p, whole genome shotgun sequence genome encodes these proteins:
- the LOC103720175 gene encoding L-type lectin-domain containing receptor kinase VII.1-like, with the protein MRTPPILLLSLLILVLYYPPSSAVDFVFNGFEPSDINLYGDATLEPGPGRRYLSLTNDSAFSLGRALYKSEVPAKSSTSAGGVLPFSASFLFSIAPIPGVLPGHGLAFLFAPAAGTLGAISSQNLGLLNMTADGDPASHVLAVEFDVFENEEFADINANHVGVDVNSLTSVAAYPAGYWPDNPSSPFVNLTLNDGSNYQAWVDFVGGRLNVTMAPAALGRKPRRPLISIDLNLSAVFLDEMFVGFCAATGRLVEHHRILGWSFSNSNFSAGDGLITSDLPNFKPSQPTSSTKTKALVASISLAAAILVVSAAVVALLVVLRRRRRRKNRMIEENGRGGDEAMEDWELEYWPHRIGYREILAATEGFSAKNLVGYGGNGRVYKGFLAGAEVAVKVLSQSGADEARQFAAEVSSLGRLKHRNLVGLRGWCRTRRDPAAGGGSGGEIMILVYDYMENGSLDNWIHGASEPLDWASRVRILKDVAAAVLYLHEGWGEGRVVHRDIKSSNVLLDRWMAGRLGDFGLARAHPHDRALGTSRVVGTAGYLAPEEVFRSGRATAAMDVYAYGVLALEVVSGRRPAEEGRPPLVEWARGLGAAAAVDPRVRGMVGFDNAEVERVVALALACTIVDPAARPTMRQVVRALEAGDEKVDGEDGESAEAWLLDARLGSAMVEPGPKFLGPTGTHRHLTFEELRQSMSCSMSLSDSDVITEGR; encoded by the coding sequence ATGAGGACACCGCCGATACTCCTCCTATCACTCCTAATCTTAGTCCTTTACTACCCTCCATCCTCGGCCGTCGATTTCGTCTTCAACGGCTTCGAGCCCTCCGACATAAATCTCTATGGCGACGCCACCCTTGAGCCCGGCCCCGGCCGGCGCTACCTCTCCCTCACCAACGACTCCGCCTTCTCCCTCGGCCGCGCCCTCTACAAGTCTGAAGTTCCGGCCAAGTCTTCCACCTCCGCTGGCGGCGTGCTCCCCTTCTCGgcatccttcctcttctccatcgcccCCATCCCCGGCGTCCTTCCTGGCCACGGCCTCGCCTTCCTCTTCGCCCCCGCCGCCGGCACCCTcggcgccatctcctcccagaACCTTGGCCTCTTAAACATGACCGCCGACGGCGACCCCGCCTCCCACGTCCTCGCGGTCGAGTTCGACGTCTTCGAGAACGAGGAGTTCGCCGACATCAACGCCAACCACGTCGGCGTCGACGTCAACTCCCTCACCTCCGTCGCTGCCTACCCCGCCGGCTACTGGCCCGACAATCCCTCCTCCCCCTTCGTCAACCTAACCCTCAATGACGGTTCAAACTACCAGGCCTGGGTCGACTTCGTCGGCGGACGGCTCAATGTCACCATGGCCCCCGCCGCCCTCGGCCGAAAGCCCCGCCGCCCCCTCATCTCCATCGATCTGAACCTCTCCGCCGTCTTCCTTGACGAGATGTTCGTTGGATTCTGCGCCGCAACCGGGAGGCTCGTGGAGCACCACCGCATCCTGGGCTGGAGCTTCAGCAACTCCAATTTCTCCGCCGGCGATGGCCTCATCACCTCCGATCTCCCCAATTTCAAGCCATCGCAGCCCACATCCAGCACGAAAACCAAAGCCCTCGTCGCCAGCATCTCACTCGCGGCCGCAATCCTTGTGGTCTCCGCCGCGGTTGTGGCTCTGTTAGTGGTtcttcgccgccgtcgccggaGAAAaaataggatgatagaagagaaTGGGCGAGGAGGCGACGAGGCGATGGAGGATTGGGAATTGGAGTACTGGCCGCACCGGATTGGGTATCGGGAGATCCTCGCCGCCACGGAGGGCTTCTCTGCTAAGAACCTGGTCGGCTACGGCGGCAACGGGAGGGTATATAAGGGGTTCTTGGCCGGCGCCGAGGTCGCCGTGAAGGTCCTCTCCCAGAGCGGCGCCGACGAAGCCCGGCAATTCGCGGCGGAGGTTTCCAGCCTCGGCCGGCTCAAGCACCGCAACCTCGTCGGCCTCCGCGGCTGGTGCCGCACCCGCCGAGATCCGGCCGCCGgtggcggcagcggcggcgagATCATGATCCTGGTGTACGATTATATGGAGAATGGGAGCTTAGATAACTGGATCCACGGTGCATCGGAGCCGTTGGATTGGGCATCGAGGGTGAGGATTTTAAAGGATGTCGCGGCGGCGGTGCTATATCTGCACGAGGGGTGGGGGGAGGGGCGTGTGGTTCACCGGGATATAAAGTCGAGTAATGTCCTGCTGGACCGGTGGATGGCCGGCCGGCTCGGGGACTTCGGGTTGGCCCGGGCCCACCCGCACGACCGGGCGCTGGGGACCAGCCGGGTGGTGGGGACTGCCGGCTACCTGGCGCCGGAGGAGGTGTTCCGGAGCGGCCGGGCTACGGCGGCCATGGATGTGTACGCCTACGGGGTTCTGGCGCTGGAGGTGGTCTCCGGCCGGCGGCCTGCAGAGGAGGGGCGGCCGCCGCTGGTGGAGTGGGCGCGGGGGctgggggcggcggcggcggtggatcCGAGGGTGAGGGGAATGGTGGGGTTCGACAACGCGGAGGTGGAGCGGGTGGTGGCGCTGGCGCTGGCGTGCACCATCGTCGACCCGGCGGCGAGGCCGACGATGAGGCAGGTGGTGAGGGCGCTGGAGGCCGGTGATGAGAAAGTGGACGGCGAAGATGGGGAGAGCGCAGAGGCGTGGCTGCTGGACGCGAGGTTGGGGTCGGCGATGGTGGAACCCGGTCCAAAATTTTTGGGGCCCACCGGGACCCACCGCCACCTAACGTTCGAGGAACTCCGGCAGTCCATGTCCTGCTCCATGTCGCTCTCCGATTCGGACGTCATCACGGAGGGCCGTTGA